From one Alicyclobacillus acidocaldarius subsp. acidocaldarius Tc-4-1 genomic stretch:
- the sucC gene encoding ADP-forming succinate--CoA ligase subunit beta: MNIHEYQAKAILAEFGVKVPRGKVAFTVEEAVEAAKELGGKAVVKAQIHAGGRGKAGGVKVSKSLEEVEANARELLGKRLVTHQTGPQGRIVRRLLIEELTNIEKEYYIGLVLDRSQGRLVMMASQEGGVEIEEVAAQHPEKIFRETIDPLTGLTPFQANNLAYKLELPQHAVKKAAQFMMALYNAYVAKDCSIAEINPLVLTAEGDIIALDAKLNFDDNALYRHPEIVSLRDEDEEDPKEIEASKYGLSYIALDGNIGCMVNGAGLAMATMDTIKYYGGEPANFLDVGGGASEEKVTAAFKIILSDPKVKGILVNIFGGIMKCDVIANGVVAAAKQVGLDKPLVVRLEGTNVEAGKKILNESGLKLVAADSLADAAQKIVALV, encoded by the coding sequence GTGAACATCCACGAGTATCAAGCGAAGGCCATCCTGGCTGAATTCGGCGTCAAAGTCCCGCGCGGGAAAGTGGCTTTCACGGTCGAGGAAGCTGTGGAAGCGGCAAAGGAACTCGGTGGCAAGGCTGTGGTGAAAGCTCAAATCCATGCAGGCGGGCGCGGCAAGGCGGGAGGCGTCAAAGTCTCGAAGTCTCTGGAAGAAGTCGAGGCGAACGCACGCGAGCTTCTCGGCAAGCGCCTTGTCACACATCAAACGGGACCACAGGGTCGCATTGTTCGGCGCCTGCTTATCGAAGAACTGACGAACATCGAGAAGGAGTACTACATAGGTCTCGTTCTTGACCGCTCCCAGGGGCGCCTGGTCATGATGGCCTCCCAGGAGGGTGGTGTCGAGATCGAAGAGGTCGCTGCCCAACACCCGGAAAAGATTTTCCGCGAGACGATTGATCCGTTGACGGGGCTCACGCCATTCCAGGCCAACAACCTCGCGTACAAACTTGAGCTGCCGCAGCATGCGGTGAAAAAGGCCGCTCAATTCATGATGGCGCTTTACAACGCGTATGTCGCCAAGGATTGCTCCATCGCGGAAATCAATCCGCTCGTCTTGACTGCGGAAGGCGACATCATTGCACTGGATGCCAAGCTCAACTTCGACGACAATGCCTTGTATCGGCATCCGGAGATTGTGAGTCTGCGCGACGAAGACGAAGAAGACCCCAAAGAAATCGAGGCGTCGAAGTACGGGCTGAGCTACATCGCGTTGGATGGCAACATTGGATGCATGGTGAATGGTGCGGGCCTGGCCATGGCCACGATGGACACCATCAAGTATTACGGTGGAGAGCCTGCCAACTTCTTGGACGTCGGCGGAGGCGCGAGCGAAGAGAAGGTGACGGCCGCGTTCAAAATCATCCTTTCGGATCCCAAAGTGAAGGGCATTCTCGTCAACATCTTTGGCGGCATCATGAAATGCGACGTGATCGCAAACGGCGTGGTCGCTGCGGCGAAACAGGTGGGCCTGGACAAGCCGCTCGTGGTGCGCCTCGAGGGCACGAACGTCGAAGCAGGAAAGAAAATCTTGAACGAATCCGGTCTGAAGTTGGTGGCGGCTGATTCGCTCGCGGATGCTGCCCAAAAGATCGTGGCGCTGGTCTGA
- the sucD gene encoding succinate--CoA ligase subunit alpha — protein MSILVNKETRVITQGITGSAGLFHTQQALAYGTKVVGGTSPGKGGTKVEGLPVFNTVEEAVRETGANASVIYVPPAFAADAIMEAVAAGLELVVCITEGIPILDMVKVKRYMEGKKTRLIGPNCPGVITPNECKIGIMPGYIHTPGKIGVVSRSGTLTYEAVYQLTQLGLGQSTAVGIGGDPVNGTNFVDVLKMFNEDPDTEAVIMIGEIGGSAEEEAAEWIKNNMTKPVVGFIAGATAPPGRRMGHAGAIVSGGSGTAQSKIEKMKACGIRVAPTPSEMGSTLYQVLEERGLLERCKA, from the coding sequence ATGAGCATTCTGGTGAACAAGGAAACGCGCGTCATTACCCAGGGCATCACGGGATCTGCCGGACTGTTTCACACGCAGCAGGCGCTTGCCTATGGCACGAAGGTCGTGGGTGGCACCTCGCCAGGGAAGGGCGGCACGAAGGTCGAGGGGTTGCCCGTCTTCAACACGGTCGAGGAGGCCGTCCGCGAGACGGGTGCAAATGCGTCGGTCATTTACGTTCCGCCGGCATTCGCCGCGGACGCCATCATGGAGGCCGTGGCGGCCGGGCTCGAACTGGTTGTGTGCATCACGGAAGGTATTCCAATTCTTGACATGGTCAAGGTTAAGCGGTACATGGAGGGTAAGAAGACGCGGCTCATCGGTCCAAACTGCCCGGGCGTGATCACGCCGAACGAGTGCAAGATCGGGATCATGCCTGGATACATTCACACGCCTGGGAAGATCGGCGTCGTGTCCCGTTCCGGAACGCTGACCTACGAAGCAGTGTACCAGTTGACACAGCTGGGACTCGGCCAGTCGACAGCTGTCGGGATCGGCGGCGACCCGGTGAATGGGACGAACTTTGTCGACGTGCTGAAGATGTTCAACGAGGACCCGGATACTGAAGCCGTGATTATGATCGGCGAGATCGGCGGATCCGCAGAGGAAGAAGCGGCGGAGTGGATTAAGAACAACATGACGAAGCCCGTCGTCGGATTTATCGCGGGTGCGACGGCCCCTCCGGGACGGCGAATGGGACATGCGGGCGCGATTGTGTCGGGTGGTTCCGGAACGGCACAGTCCAAGATCGAGAAGATGAAGGCGTGCGGCATCCGCGTGGCCCCCACGCCGTCCGAGATGGGCTCGACGCTGTATCAGGTGCTAGAGGAGCGCGGCTTGCTCGAGCGCTGCAAGGCGTGA
- the dprA gene encoding DNA-processing protein DprA, which translates to MGDDELALVWSLCPGLAPSTLRRLVRAFGGIRAFHEAPVADWVACGGLDAAQASRLDAWRRAEPSAYRIKSQFEHRGIWVLVHGADDYPRRLSDLPDPPLVLFVRGRKECLSPERVVFGMVGTRRMTSYGMEAARWIAGEIARRGAVVVSGLAMGIDATAHAAALEVGGDTVSVLGCGIDRCYPPSNRRLYHQIASTGTLVSEYPPGTPVRKHHFPERNRLIAALSQAVIVVQAGDRSGALITAQCALDLGRDVYAVPGPITSRASRGVNRLLFDGAIPLVDPHDLFPEQTDVENGGAQKVPAHLEPCYQALARHQPIRAGELASVAHLDLGYVFGALLEMELASMVTRHPDGTYHIRPNRAPSGS; encoded by the coding sequence GTGGGCGACGACGAACTCGCCTTGGTGTGGTCCTTGTGTCCAGGGCTCGCGCCAAGCACGTTGCGGCGCTTGGTGCGGGCATTCGGCGGAATTCGCGCGTTTCACGAGGCGCCGGTCGCGGACTGGGTTGCTTGTGGAGGTCTGGACGCAGCGCAGGCAAGTCGGCTGGACGCCTGGCGCCGCGCAGAACCGTCGGCTTATCGGATCAAGTCCCAATTCGAACACCGCGGCATCTGGGTACTCGTGCACGGGGCGGACGATTATCCGCGCCGTTTGTCGGACCTTCCGGACCCACCACTGGTATTGTTCGTTCGAGGGAGAAAGGAATGTCTCTCTCCTGAGCGAGTGGTCTTCGGAATGGTCGGGACCCGGCGGATGACCAGTTACGGCATGGAAGCGGCGCGGTGGATTGCAGGTGAGATTGCGCGGCGGGGTGCGGTGGTCGTGTCGGGACTTGCCATGGGCATCGACGCTACTGCGCACGCCGCGGCACTCGAGGTGGGAGGCGACACCGTCAGCGTGTTGGGATGCGGGATCGACCGCTGCTATCCGCCGTCGAACCGGCGACTCTACCATCAAATCGCGTCGACCGGTACCCTCGTCAGCGAATATCCGCCCGGTACCCCCGTCCGCAAACACCACTTTCCTGAGCGCAACCGATTGATTGCGGCGTTGAGTCAAGCGGTCATCGTCGTCCAGGCCGGTGACCGAAGCGGTGCGCTCATCACGGCCCAGTGCGCGCTCGATCTGGGGCGCGACGTCTATGCCGTTCCTGGCCCCATCACGTCGCGGGCCAGTCGGGGTGTCAACCGTCTGCTTTTCGACGGGGCCATCCCGCTCGTGGATCCCCATGATCTGTTTCCGGAGCAGACGGACGTCGAGAACGGAGGAGCCCAGAAGGTTCCTGCGCACCTCGAGCCCTGCTATCAGGCGCTCGCACGGCATCAGCCCATTCGCGCGGGTGAGCTCGCCTCCGTCGCCCATCTCGACCTCGGGTATGTCTTCGGCGCGCTTCTCGAGATGGAACTCGCTTCGATGGTCACGCGCCACCCAGATGGAACGTATCACATTCGGCCGAACCGAGCGCCGTCCGGCTCATAA
- a CDS encoding L,D-transpeptidase, which produces MKGRRSVFVALARIFAVSASALLSMWANEPHCAGATPHLMNDAQPGMRSFTGPPTSLVWTVGDRGEPIWSLHVVLSELGYLPCRYHAILPTDRLYPQDWGRVPIGYWTWNSPNVPIELERTWNPEQYTEITKGAVMQFEADHGLRVDGYTGPRVRRTLELAWALGLTATHPYRMVLVDQSLPERLRVWEDGRGVVFETPCSTGLPATPTQPGIHAIFLRNREQTMQGIGPSGRPYRVEHVPYVSFFYGEQAIHGFPRQTYGKPQSAGCVELPIRAAKRVWELTGYGTLVAISPNTMRGTE; this is translated from the coding sequence ATGAAGGGGCGTCGCAGTGTATTCGTGGCCTTGGCTCGCATCTTCGCGGTGAGCGCATCGGCCCTCCTGAGCATGTGGGCGAACGAACCCCATTGCGCGGGCGCCACACCCCACTTGATGAATGATGCTCAGCCTGGGATGCGGAGTTTCACCGGCCCTCCGACGTCTTTGGTCTGGACAGTGGGCGATCGCGGTGAACCGATTTGGAGCTTGCACGTTGTCCTTAGTGAACTCGGCTATCTCCCGTGCAGGTATCACGCGATCCTACCGACCGATCGCCTCTATCCTCAGGACTGGGGGCGCGTTCCAATCGGCTATTGGACGTGGAATTCGCCCAATGTCCCCATCGAACTTGAACGGACGTGGAATCCGGAGCAGTACACGGAGATCACGAAGGGCGCGGTGATGCAATTCGAGGCCGATCACGGCCTTCGTGTGGATGGGTACACCGGACCTCGCGTTCGTCGGACACTCGAACTCGCATGGGCCTTAGGTCTCACGGCAACCCATCCGTATCGGATGGTGTTAGTCGACCAATCGCTCCCTGAGCGGCTTCGCGTATGGGAAGATGGACGTGGCGTCGTCTTTGAAACGCCGTGCAGTACCGGCCTGCCGGCCACCCCGACTCAACCCGGGATTCACGCCATCTTTCTGCGAAACCGAGAACAGACGATGCAAGGGATCGGCCCAAGCGGGCGGCCTTACCGAGTGGAGCATGTGCCGTACGTGAGCTTCTTCTATGGAGAACAGGCCATCCACGGCTTCCCGCGTCAGACGTACGGCAAGCCACAGAGCGCCGGCTGCGTGGAGCTTCCGATTCGAGCGGCCAAGCGCGTCTGGGAACTCACGGGATATGGCACACTGGTCGCGATTTCGCCGAACACGATGCGTGGAACCGAGTAG
- a CDS encoding cell wall hydrolase, translating into MPFRTWIAGCAMVATAALSVSNASAETVTVEPGQSLWTIAHSHGLPVQLVEDANPDVNPQNLPIGSSVKVPEVENVTVKRGDTLFLLGKRFGVSTSEMLAANPAVNPLNLQVGSTVRVPVGPSRSSHVPQAHVAASTPATSSELYWLEHVIHAEAGGEPLQAQIAVGDVIMHRIQAGGYGNTVQQVVFQVSDGHYQFESVANGYIYSQPDAQNVQAALDALNGDDVVPGALVFYNPSETPSGSWVWSQPVVSKIGHLVFAK; encoded by the coding sequence ATGCCGTTTCGAACTTGGATCGCAGGGTGTGCCATGGTCGCGACCGCGGCACTCAGTGTGTCGAACGCTTCTGCGGAGACCGTCACCGTAGAGCCAGGGCAGTCGCTGTGGACGATTGCGCATTCGCACGGCCTGCCTGTGCAGCTTGTGGAGGACGCAAATCCGGACGTCAACCCGCAGAATCTGCCGATCGGCAGTTCCGTAAAGGTTCCCGAAGTCGAAAACGTCACGGTCAAACGAGGAGACACGCTGTTTCTCCTTGGGAAGCGATTTGGCGTTTCGACCAGCGAAATGTTAGCCGCCAATCCCGCCGTGAATCCCTTGAATCTCCAGGTTGGATCCACGGTCCGTGTGCCTGTCGGCCCATCTCGATCTTCGCACGTCCCACAGGCCCATGTTGCCGCATCCACCCCCGCGACAAGCAGCGAACTCTACTGGTTGGAGCACGTCATTCACGCGGAAGCCGGAGGAGAGCCACTTCAGGCGCAGATCGCTGTCGGCGACGTCATCATGCATCGAATTCAAGCGGGTGGATACGGGAACACGGTGCAGCAGGTCGTTTTTCAAGTGAGCGACGGTCACTATCAGTTTGAAAGTGTCGCGAACGGTTATATCTATTCGCAACCCGACGCGCAGAATGTCCAGGCTGCACTCGACGCCCTGAACGGTGACGATGTCGTCCCAGGGGCGCTTGTGTTCTACAATCCTTCCGAGACGCCTTCTGGAAGCTGGGTTTGGAGTCAGCCTGTGGTTAGCAAGATTGGTCACCTCGTCTTTGCGAAGTGA
- a CDS encoding MYG1 family protein, which translates to MVHILMKIGTHHGKFHADEVFAVAILKAIYPDARIVRTRNKSVLAQCDLVVDVGGGPYDHHSVQKVHRPNGIPYASAGLIWRDFGDRFLESLGVEREEDRALISSNIDDKLFQAIDAIDNGIDLERDMRIKGISELVSSFNPPWNSQEDENRAFERALDFATQILMNYANHEISRIQATEIVKAAYAARKEPALLVLPTCCPWTETLLEMDPAGEVLYVAFPDKTGQYRLQVVPKGPGTFEARKPLPHEWAGKEGEELVSICGVEDAVFCHPARFIAGAETLDGILQMAEEALAAEPSNP; encoded by the coding sequence GTGGTTCATATCCTTATGAAAATAGGTACGCACCATGGAAAGTTCCATGCCGATGAAGTATTCGCCGTCGCGATACTCAAAGCGATTTATCCAGACGCCCGCATCGTCCGCACCCGAAATAAATCGGTGCTGGCGCAATGCGATCTCGTCGTCGACGTCGGCGGTGGCCCTTACGATCACCACAGCGTCCAAAAGGTACATCGCCCGAACGGCATTCCCTACGCTTCCGCCGGCCTCATCTGGCGCGATTTTGGTGACCGATTTCTGGAATCCCTTGGTGTGGAGCGGGAAGAGGATCGAGCGCTGATATCCAGCAACATCGACGACAAACTCTTTCAGGCTATCGACGCGATCGACAACGGAATCGACCTAGAGCGGGACATGCGAATCAAGGGAATCTCGGAGCTCGTGAGCTCCTTCAATCCGCCGTGGAATTCGCAGGAGGACGAAAACCGAGCCTTCGAGCGAGCTTTAGACTTTGCTACGCAGATTCTCATGAACTACGCGAACCACGAGATCAGCCGAATTCAGGCGACGGAGATTGTGAAAGCGGCTTATGCGGCTCGCAAGGAGCCTGCGCTTTTGGTCTTGCCAACCTGTTGCCCCTGGACAGAAACTCTGCTCGAAATGGACCCCGCTGGCGAAGTGCTCTATGTCGCCTTTCCGGATAAGACCGGCCAATATCGCCTTCAGGTTGTGCCCAAAGGTCCCGGGACATTCGAAGCTCGCAAGCCTTTGCCGCACGAATGGGCGGGCAAAGAAGGCGAGGAGCTTGTATCCATTTGCGGCGTCGAAGATGCGGTGTTTTGCCACCCCGCGCGATTCATCGCGGGCGCAGAGACGCTGGACGGCATCCTGCAGATGGCGGAAGAAGCGTTGGCGGCCGAACCATCGAATCCCTGA
- the topA gene encoding type I DNA topoisomerase produces the protein MSDYLVIVESPAKAKTIGKYLGSKYTVKASMGHVRDLPKSQLGVDVEHGFEPKYITIRGKGDVIKALREASKKAKKVYLAADPDREGEAIAWHLQHLLDLNPDDDCRVVFHEITKDAVKQAFQHPRKINLDLVNAQQTRRILDRLVGYKLSPLLWRKVKKGLSAGRVQSVALRLIVDRENEIRAFQPEEYWTVDAHGQVHGKKLVARFHGYGEEKTPLPNEEAVRELLARVEGHSLVVRRVRKSERKRNPAAPFTTSSLQQEAARKLGFRAYKTMQIAQQLYEGLDVPGEGTVGLITYMRTDSTRIAQSAQEEARAYIRQSFGEDYVPDRPRQYAKNEDAQDAHEAIRPTSVMRHPDRLKDHLSRDQYRLYKLIWERFVASQMESAILDTTSVDLEANGAWFRATGSVVRFPGFMALYTEGRDDESEEEEGKLLPPLEEGDVVQVKTWKPEQHFTQPPPRYTESSLVKAMEELGIGRPSTYAPTIDILLKRGYVTLDQKRFVPTELGEIVVNILKEHFPQLIDVSFTADMESRLDKVEEGHANWIELLDQFYHDFEKDLKKAESALGHVELKEEVSDVRCEKCGRLMVYKTGKYGKFLACPGFPECRNTKPVLKEISVSCPKCGKPLVERRGKSRKVFYGCSGYPECDYVLWQRPTGQVCPVCGHPMVEKGGKGKTVVVCSNEKAHPMVATEAQAK, from the coding sequence GTGTCAGACTATCTGGTCATCGTCGAGTCGCCTGCCAAGGCGAAGACGATTGGGAAGTATCTGGGGAGCAAGTACACAGTGAAAGCCTCCATGGGCCACGTGCGAGACTTGCCCAAGAGCCAACTCGGCGTCGACGTGGAACATGGTTTCGAACCGAAATATATTACCATCCGCGGGAAGGGCGATGTCATCAAGGCGCTCCGCGAGGCGAGTAAGAAGGCGAAAAAGGTCTATCTCGCGGCGGACCCTGATCGCGAAGGGGAAGCCATCGCTTGGCACCTGCAACATCTGCTCGATCTCAATCCTGACGATGACTGTCGCGTCGTGTTTCACGAGATCACGAAGGACGCAGTCAAACAGGCGTTTCAACATCCGAGGAAGATCAACCTGGATCTCGTGAACGCGCAACAAACGCGGCGCATTCTGGATCGTCTTGTAGGCTACAAGCTGAGTCCGTTGCTGTGGCGAAAGGTGAAAAAGGGCCTCTCGGCAGGCCGCGTGCAGTCAGTGGCGCTGAGGCTCATTGTCGACCGCGAAAACGAAATTCGAGCGTTTCAGCCTGAGGAATACTGGACTGTCGACGCCCACGGCCAAGTACACGGAAAGAAGCTCGTCGCTCGCTTTCATGGTTATGGTGAGGAAAAGACACCGCTTCCGAACGAAGAGGCCGTGCGCGAACTGTTGGCCCGTGTGGAAGGCCATTCACTGGTCGTGCGTCGGGTCAGGAAATCCGAACGGAAGCGAAATCCCGCTGCGCCGTTCACGACGAGCAGTCTCCAACAAGAGGCGGCACGAAAACTCGGGTTCCGAGCGTACAAGACCATGCAAATTGCGCAGCAGTTATACGAAGGGCTGGATGTGCCGGGCGAAGGCACGGTCGGTCTCATCACCTACATGCGAACGGATTCGACGCGCATCGCGCAATCCGCGCAGGAAGAAGCGAGAGCTTATATTCGGCAATCGTTTGGCGAGGATTACGTGCCGGATCGGCCGCGGCAATATGCAAAAAACGAAGACGCACAAGACGCGCACGAGGCGATTCGCCCCACGTCAGTGATGCGGCATCCGGACCGGCTGAAGGATCACCTGTCGCGCGATCAGTATCGCCTGTACAAGCTCATCTGGGAACGATTCGTCGCGAGTCAGATGGAGTCGGCCATTCTCGACACAACGTCGGTCGATCTCGAGGCAAACGGTGCGTGGTTTCGCGCGACCGGTTCCGTCGTCCGGTTTCCTGGATTCATGGCGCTTTACACCGAGGGGCGCGACGACGAGAGCGAAGAAGAGGAAGGGAAACTGCTCCCTCCCCTCGAAGAGGGTGATGTGGTCCAGGTGAAGACCTGGAAACCCGAGCAGCATTTTACGCAGCCGCCGCCGCGCTACACGGAGTCGTCGCTCGTCAAAGCCATGGAAGAACTGGGGATTGGTCGGCCGAGCACGTACGCGCCGACCATCGACATCCTGTTGAAGCGCGGGTACGTAACGCTTGATCAAAAGCGATTTGTCCCAACGGAACTCGGGGAAATTGTGGTGAACATCCTGAAGGAACACTTTCCCCAACTCATCGACGTGTCCTTCACCGCCGACATGGAAAGTCGACTAGACAAGGTCGAGGAGGGTCATGCGAACTGGATCGAGCTGCTCGATCAGTTTTATCATGACTTTGAGAAGGATTTAAAGAAGGCGGAAAGCGCACTGGGGCACGTGGAATTGAAGGAAGAGGTTTCGGACGTGCGGTGTGAAAAGTGCGGCCGCCTGATGGTCTACAAAACGGGCAAGTATGGGAAGTTTCTCGCGTGTCCAGGTTTCCCCGAGTGTCGAAACACCAAGCCGGTGCTGAAAGAAATTTCGGTCTCCTGCCCAAAGTGCGGGAAACCGCTTGTGGAACGTCGAGGCAAGTCGAGAAAAGTGTTCTACGGCTGCAGCGGGTATCCCGAGTGTGATTACGTGCTTTGGCAGCGCCCAACGGGTCAGGTGTGCCCGGTCTGCGGGCATCCGATGGTCGAAAAGGGCGGGAAGGGAAAGACCGTGGTGGTGTGCAGCAACGAAAAGGCTCATCCAATGGTGGCGACCGAGGCACAGGCAAAATGA